Proteins found in one Streptomyces sp. NBC_00461 genomic segment:
- a CDS encoding DUF4118 domain-containing protein, which produces MSTETGTWRLLHRTEGPRVTSAGTWPLRDRLALTAGLAVPFLVALALVPFRSDLSHTNAALILVVVVVAVAALGSRTAGALAALSAAAWFDFFLTRPYETFDITASADVETAVLLLLVGVIVSQLAARARRLEVIAVTDGDHLSRIHRTAALAQSANSADTVVDHVRRELTDLLGLRACRFEYGTLMGQPPRLQKDGSVTVGRRPWDVDAVGWPEGDIELRAYGNGHYLGRFMLTPGSGPVPPLQSRLVAVTLADQTGAALDTAGPVKEG; this is translated from the coding sequence ATGAGCACCGAGACCGGCACATGGCGGCTGTTGCACCGCACGGAGGGACCGCGCGTCACGTCGGCGGGTACCTGGCCACTGCGGGACCGGCTCGCCCTGACGGCGGGCCTGGCAGTCCCGTTCCTGGTGGCCCTCGCGCTCGTTCCGTTCCGCTCGGATCTGTCCCACACCAACGCCGCCCTCATCCTCGTCGTGGTAGTCGTCGCGGTCGCCGCGCTGGGCAGCCGTACGGCGGGTGCGCTCGCGGCGCTCTCCGCGGCGGCCTGGTTCGACTTCTTCCTCACCCGGCCCTACGAGACGTTCGACATCACCGCGTCCGCGGACGTCGAAACGGCGGTGCTCCTGTTGCTCGTCGGCGTCATCGTGTCCCAACTGGCCGCCCGAGCCCGCCGTTTGGAGGTCATCGCGGTGACCGACGGGGATCACCTGTCCCGGATCCACCGCACGGCCGCCCTCGCCCAGTCCGCCAACTCTGCGGACACCGTGGTCGATCACGTCCGCCGGGAGCTGACCGACCTGCTCGGACTGCGCGCGTGCCGCTTCGAGTACGGCACCCTCATGGGGCAACCGCCCAGGCTGCAGAAGGACGGCAGCGTGACGGTCGGTCGGCGCCCCTGGGACGTGGACGCCGTCGGCTGGCCCGAGGGAGACATCGAGCTCCGGGCATACGGCAACGGTCACTACCTCGGCCGCTTCATGCTCACCCCCGGTAGCGGCCCCGTACCGCCGCTCCAAAGTCGCCTCGTCGCGGTGACCCTGGCCGATCAGACGGGCGCGGCCCTGGACACTGCGGGGCCGGTGAAGGAGGGGTGA
- a CDS encoding APC family permease, with translation MSVLTTEPDAVPAGEEPPDTGERHRLTAVTGLAALSLDAMASVAYGPEAIVLVLAAAGGHGLGFTLPVTLAIAGLLAVLVASYRQVIAAFPDGGGSYAVAKTHLGARTSLVAAASLVLDYVLNVAVAVTAGVAALTSAFPALYDDRLWLCLAVLALITGINLRGIVESARAFIVPTVVFVGSIFVLILVGLFRSEPVSTATAAGHASALADNASTVGALLLLKAFASGCAALTGVEAIANAVPSFRRPRVKRAQRAEVALGAVLGVMLIGLSVLISRFHLQPVEGVTVLAQLADASLGHNWAFYVIQFATMILLALSANTSFGGLPVLLKLLARDNYAPHVFALKADRQVHRHGVLALAVVSAALLVFSGGDTNTLVPLFAIGVFVGFTIAQVGMVRHWRFERSPGWRGKALLNGFGAVLTGVATVVVTASKFEEGAWLIVIALPLLVAVFETVHRAYARIGERLGLGRIPEHPHRDRSVVIVPVSSISRLTSEALTAAASLGDEVRAVTVCYPDPEDRVSLHALERAWAEWDPGVPLVRLTCERRSLGRPIAAYVREVSVSEPATRVTVLIPETEPERLWQRLLQNQRGAVVAHAVRRETDAVICRLRFRLF, from the coding sequence ATGTCCGTCCTGACGACCGAGCCGGACGCCGTCCCCGCCGGTGAGGAGCCGCCGGATACCGGCGAACGTCATCGCCTGACCGCCGTCACCGGCCTTGCCGCGCTGTCGCTGGACGCGATGGCGTCGGTGGCGTACGGGCCCGAGGCGATCGTGCTGGTGCTGGCCGCCGCGGGCGGGCACGGCCTCGGCTTCACGCTCCCGGTGACCCTGGCCATCGCGGGCCTGCTGGCGGTGCTGGTCGCCTCGTACCGGCAGGTGATCGCGGCCTTCCCGGACGGCGGTGGCTCGTACGCCGTCGCGAAGACGCACCTGGGAGCCCGCACGAGCCTGGTCGCGGCAGCCTCTCTGGTCCTGGACTACGTCCTCAACGTGGCCGTCGCCGTCACCGCAGGTGTGGCCGCCCTGACCTCGGCCTTCCCGGCCCTCTACGACGACCGGCTGTGGCTGTGCCTGGCAGTGCTCGCCCTGATCACGGGCATCAACCTGCGCGGCATCGTGGAGTCGGCAAGGGCGTTCATCGTGCCGACGGTCGTCTTCGTCGGCTCGATCTTCGTGCTCATCCTGGTGGGCCTGTTCCGGTCCGAGCCGGTGAGCACCGCCACCGCGGCGGGACACGCGTCGGCGCTCGCGGACAACGCCTCCACCGTGGGCGCACTGCTATTGCTGAAAGCTTTCGCCTCCGGCTGCGCCGCACTGACCGGGGTGGAGGCCATTGCCAACGCCGTCCCCTCCTTCCGCCGCCCGCGCGTGAAGCGGGCCCAGCGCGCGGAGGTCGCCCTCGGTGCGGTGCTCGGCGTGATGCTGATCGGCCTGTCGGTGCTGATCTCCCGCTTCCACCTCCAGCCGGTCGAGGGCGTCACCGTCCTCGCCCAGCTCGCAGACGCCTCGCTCGGCCACAACTGGGCCTTCTACGTCATCCAGTTCGCGACGATGATCCTGCTGGCGCTGTCCGCGAACACGTCCTTCGGCGGGCTGCCGGTGCTGCTGAAGCTGCTGGCCCGTGACAACTACGCACCTCACGTGTTCGCCCTGAAGGCTGACCGCCAGGTGCACCGGCACGGCGTCCTCGCTCTCGCCGTGGTCTCCGCGGCATTGCTGGTGTTCTCCGGCGGTGACACCAACACCCTGGTGCCGCTGTTCGCGATCGGCGTCTTCGTCGGCTTCACCATTGCCCAGGTGGGCATGGTCCGGCACTGGCGGTTCGAACGCTCGCCCGGGTGGCGCGGCAAGGCGCTGCTCAACGGGTTCGGTGCCGTCCTCACCGGCGTCGCGACGGTCGTCGTCACGGCGTCGAAGTTCGAGGAGGGCGCCTGGCTGATCGTGATCGCGCTGCCTCTGCTGGTCGCGGTCTTCGAGACCGTGCACCGCGCCTACGCCCGGATCGGCGAGCGGCTGGGCCTGGGCCGTATCCCCGAGCACCCGCACCGCGACCGCTCGGTCGTGATCGTGCCGGTGTCGTCCATCTCCCGCCTCACCTCGGAGGCCCTCACCGCGGCTGCCTCCCTCGGCGACGAAGTCCGTGCGGTCACCGTCTGCTACCCCGACCCCGAGGACCGGGTCTCACTGCACGCTCTGGAGCGCGCCTGGGCCGAGTGGGACCCCGGGGTGCCGCTGGTCCGGCTGACCTGCGAGCGCCGCTCCCTGGGCCGTCCCATCGCCGCCTACGTCCGCGAGGTGTCGGTGTCGGAGCCGGCCACCCGGGTCACCGTTCTCATTCCGGAGACGGAGCCGGAGCGGCTGTGGCAGCGGCTGCTGCAGAACCAGCGGGGCGCCGTCGTCGCGCACGCGGTACGGCGGGAAACCGACGCAGTGATCTGCAGGCTGCGCTTCCGGTTGTTCTGA
- the kdpF gene encoding K(+)-transporting ATPase subunit F, translating to MTAENIVGLVVAVALLGYLVLALIFPERF from the coding sequence GTGACCGCTGAGAACATCGTCGGCCTCGTCGTGGCCGTCGCCCTGCTGGGCTATCTCGTCCTCGCCCTGATCTTCCCGGAGAGGTTCTGA